The Erigeron canadensis isolate Cc75 chromosome 1, C_canadensis_v1, whole genome shotgun sequence genome segment AGTAAAAAGAACTCCTTAACACAAGATTGGGGAAATATACCGAAGTGGTTAAAAGTCATTTTATTACGAAAGAATTAGATTATTACTGTTATTATGTAATTTAAAAGcttgcataaaaaaaaattataggtAAAATCAACCTCCCCAGCCCGTGCCTTAATTACATGTCATGACCTGTTCAACCTGACAACTATTCAACTTGAAGTGGTTTTATGATAAGATACTACCTTGTAGACAGTCCCAAATCCGCCTTGTCCGAGCTTATTGGAGTCATCCCAATTTCCGGTTGCTTTCTCAATTGTAGTGTATTTGAAATTCAAGTTACTGTCTGTAAGAATCTTCACCAGTTTTTTGGCATTTTTAGCTTCATAAGAACCTAAAACATTAAGCAACTGTTAGTGTTGATCGATAACCTATACAAATTGTCTGTTGTTACTAATATATTTTCAAGTCCATAAACATGACATAAATGATTATACCATTTCTCCTCTGCTGAATATATTTCCGTTTTCTGATATATAAGATGCTCATTAAAGCAACTGTGAAAACCACCACAGAACTAACAACAGAAACTACAATAGCTATTCTCTTTCCTGCAAAAACCACTAATGAAACATGATTAGATGTGTATAGAAAGCTTCTATCTTGAGGAATTATATGATTTCAACTTCTTATAGatgaattattaaaaaagtGTTTCTTGTAAGACCCATATATTTAATGGTATGTTCATAAGTGTTAGAATCGTTACCTTTATTGCTAGCGCTTCTTGTGGTTTGTATAAGGTTAAGAAAATTAGTATCAGAATACCTCATAAAGCATCCAGTATTCAATGCTCGCCCCTCTGACCACGGCAAACATTTTGTTATTGATGCAGATGCGTTCATCAAACATGCCTTACAAGATTCTGGGCTCAAAGTATTCCAACATTGGGCCAACACATAAACTGAATCTTTAAAATTATCCGCGGTAAGCTCTTTCCTATAAAAGTAGTCACCGTTTTTTAATGCATCCGTCATAGCATCCATTACTGCGTGCCTTGTGGAGTTTTGAAACATGGTACTTTTCCTTGTTGTGTTACCACAAACAATTGTGTCTTTAGGCCCAGTATACTCCTCAAAAAAACTATAGTTTTGGATTCGCATAAAGCAGCCATCAAGGTAAAGTCGACCCCCAGGTTTTGGCCAGCAACTAGGAAGCACACTACGCATTCGGGCATTACAAAGTCGGCAATCTTCGTCAGAGAGGTCAGCATAGCATTGGGAATGACCATAAACTTGGTCGGGGCTGGTTCCCTCTGATACTGTTGCGTTATGTGAAGTTTGCATTTGGTTGCTGAGTCTTCCATATAACCTGATACCATTTTCGAGGAATTTTATTCCATCGTTTTTCCCTTCAGGACATAGCATCTCGACGGTTTGGATTCTGGGATCCCCAGCTGATCTGGATGCTAGTAATTGAATTATGATCAAAGCAATAGAAATGACAAGTGTATGTGTTGGTTTACACATCTTCTTGCTATCTTATGGTTGATGATCATCGACCATAAGTATCTGAGATATCGAAATAGAACAAGACTTAACTATTGAATATAGAACATGCATGGTGGCATACcttttgggtatatatatatatatgatgatatatatatatatatatgatgatatatgatatgataataTGAATCAATCATatgatgatatatgattaaagtaaaacaaaacgGTATGCATAGACTTGGTCTgcaagttaaaaaataaaaaagtcaaaagCCTCCAACAGTCCAACCAACCTTGACCGAGCTCCCAAAAGAAACACCTCAACTTAAGGGTATCAAAAGTGgtacaattttattaaaaaatttaaagattgacttttaagttttaatatatatagaaaataccAAATATCAAGCATGTTAGGCCTATGCCTATATCATCCCTGCCACCAGTACCACATGTCCACATCACCCGAAACATGGCAAGAACATCCCTGCCTATAACCCTTTCTTCGccccatattaaattttttttttaactgtatGCCCCGCTCCCCATGGACCACTTTTGCTTATAGGTGGCAATTTGGGTGGGCGGGTCGGATTTGGTAATCGGGTCAAAACAGGTTTGGGTCATATCGGGTCGTTATaaattcatattatttttacaaATGGCAAAAAATTGAACTTAAGTAGTAATAAATTCGTGTGGTAAAATACTTTTATAACCAAATAATCTAATATTGGCTAGTATTGAATTCAGGCTCTAATACGCGATAAGTGTTAACTTAATAAAAACTGTTACGCACGTCCTGTGTGTCGCCCCGTAGAAGTGCCTCCTCTTCTGACACCATATGCCTTTAGTGTCTTCATGGATCCACGGGTCAATCAGAAAATGAATAAGGCTATGAGGAGTAAGGCTTCATCTTAAAGCCCTTCATAGAGGCATCTCATGCCATGTGGTATCTTAATCATCATGAGGCTTTCCTTGTTTACTTGAAGAAAAAGCCTTCAAAAATAGAAGTCATCCAATTTTATAGAATCAAATAAAATGGGCCCCTACTTAACCCCACCATCTCTGCAATCAATAAAGCTTCCATCCCTTTTTCCATATCATAAATCTTCAAACCTAAACAAGTGTACAACTTGTAATGAATGGTGTACAGTTATTGAATGGGTTATCTGAATGGGTTATCTTTCTGGATATAGTAAGTTTTAATCTGGAATAAAGAATTGCCtttttgataaaaacaaaagttattggGTCACGCCTCCTTTACTCCTCCAGATTTCACGCCTTTTTCACCCGTCTCATTTCTCACGCCTTAGctgtttctctctctagaacGCCCCTCAGGGCAATGTACGAGGCGTCCCGGGGCGTTTTCGAGCATTAAAAGTGAGATATGGTGCCTTGCTCCATTCAGTCTAAAACTACCATCTGGAGTAACACCTGCAATGTTCTTGTGGACCGAAAAATTGTATGTTAAAAGACATGTTTTAACTATGAAAGCTCAGGTCCCGTATGCATTTCTAGTGAGAGGCAAAAATGAAATACAAATTTTGAgtgaaaatttaaatttggtttggttgtttagagaaaaaaaaaaaaagaattaagttATGAATTAACCATAACTATTGGGTTGTATCTGGGTTGGTAATATGGATGGTCTATGAATTTGTAGTGATGACTTCTTACCGACAAAACCCACTAAATTTAAACGTTAGAGCATTGCTTATGCTTGCAAGATGTCTAACAACGGAGGATGTCATTAAACAAACATTTattagattaaaaataaaatagtaaatcTAACTTAAATTGTTTTGACGGACAATaaattgaaaagttgaaaacacCAAACTTTTCTTGATGCTCCGAAGCTTACCATTCAATTTTCTTGATGACCGTCTTTAGCCTGTAACATACATCTCTTatacagttttggtaagttcgttacataacatagacccctgattagatcaatacataacatagacatcaTAATTCATTACATCCACGTCTAATTATCCCtataaaaaacaacaaaaattctTCAGTGACTTCGGGCTTCAAAACCACATAACAGAAGGTTGAATATACAACCAAAAATGAGTGAATAAAAGCACAGCACGTTCGTTTGGAAAAGCAACCCCCGATATCAAAAGCACAAGGTCCTTTAGCAACCTGGCTTTATCGTCTTGTTCATTCATTTAACCATCTTGCTTGAGTTCGACATGGATAGCTAGAGATGGACTAACTTTTCAGGGATTATAAATACATGTGACATGCGATGTGGACCAATCAATtaagagagaaagaagaaagagaaaaaatgtCTTGATTTGATTGGTGGAAGATTTATTTGGAAACCTCTGTTTGTAATCAGCTTGTGAACCTATTCTCTTCAGGAATTTCATTACCAACTAAGGTTTCCTCGGGTATGAACGGTTGCGTGAAACTGTAGCAACCGAAGAATCCAGTAACGTTTGAGTTATGTTGAGTTCCATTGTTTCCTCGTCTATAAATGGTGGAACAGAGGGGACAGGTAACGCTTCATCATCCTTTGTTAACATTCTTAGTGCCACTGACATGGATGGTCTTAAAGATGGAGCTTCTTGAATGCAAAGAAGTCCTATGTGTACCACTCTTTTGACATCCTTTTGGAAATTGTTGTTCGGATATTTATGCATCATTAGGTTCGGGTCAAATAATTTCTCCACTGTCCCATGCTTGAAATGCTTCCATGCCTgctaatacaaaaataaatgttataatTGGCATCTTCCTGAAAAAGAACAATGAGTTTTCCTGTGCTACTTGCAGGTTATATACTTACAGTAGACACTAAGCTGTCCAAATATTCTGTAATTTTGCTGCTGTTGTTTTCCATTCCCGAGACAACCTCAAGAACTAACACACCAAAGCTATAGACATCGGCCTTTTCTGTTAAATGACCATGGGCTAGGTACTCTGGAGCTATATACCCACTGGTGAGattaaaaaagttagaaaagtATTCGCATTCTGTATCTGTGTGTTCATTTACATCTAAATGATATCCCAAAGAAAAAGACAATCAACTAAGAAGTCATTAACTCAAATTAACACGTCTTTTACTTCTTCATCTCTTTTTACTTAGCGTGGTTTGTTTTGGCTGAAATTATTTTTAGCAAGATGGTTCATGGGACCAGAAGATTTTCACCCATTTACCCTTTAGCATTGTtatcattaaatattttatattagcacattattaaagatttttctcATTAAGGCGTGCTTTAGATTACATATTGATAAAAGGTTTACAAAATGAGACACTTACAGTGTTCCTGCAATGGCGGTGCTGATGTGACTCTTGTCATCTTGAAAAGACCTGGCCAACCCAAAATCAGCTATTTTGGGACGAAGCCTCAAGTCTAGCAGGATATTAGAAGCTTTTATATCCCTATGAATAATTCGACTTATGGTATTTTGATGAAGGTGAATAAGGCCTTCTGCTATACCGGTAAGAATCTCAAATCTCTTCTCCCAGCCTAATTCCATTCCTTTTATTTCATCTGCAGAAGCTCACATTTTTTATGATTACGTCACAAGGCATCAGCTTTATAAACTTGGAAtcatatgaaaatatttaaatttaccaaaaatatAGTGGTCGAGACTCATATTGGGTAGAAATTCATATACAAGAATGCTTTCAGGTCCTGAACAGCTGCATCCCAACAGCCTGACCAGATTTTTGTGTTGAACGCTGCTGATCAAGTTAACTTCATTGTAGAAATCTACCACTCTCAACTTGTGGTTTAAGAAGAGCCTTTTCACAGCTATTTCCCGTCCATCGAAAAGAACCCCCTGAGAGATTTGAACCCGTAATTTAAGGAGTTTACTACAAAAGAACAACATTTATGCTACCAAAAAGTTTTGATCTGTTGAGTTGACATACACAATCTTAGATGTGGCAATATAAAATCATGTAGTTATGAATTAGCTAGTTCTGGTTAACAATCATCTCTAGAGGGTCATATATGGATTAAGTATAGAATATCTTTGAAGAATATATGGAAAGAAAAATGGGCCAAAATAGTCAAAGTCAAATGGGTAATTCTTGATTTAAGATCATTTTAGTTGGAAAAATCACTCATGGTGTATGTTCAATTCACAGAAACAGCCTATATCATTTTAGCTgaaaaattatgtatatttacTAGTGTTATTTTGTAGTTCATCATTCTGGTCAACTCAACAGACCAACCAGTACCAAAAGCAGCCGTCATaacctgttacccaacctgcccaAAACACCGATTTTGCTAACTCTGGAAatctgtttttttaattttattttaatatatatatatagtactacCTTGTACACAATCCCAAATCCACCTTGTCCAATCTTATTGGACTCATCCCAATTTCCTGTTGCTTTCTCAACGGTGGAGTATTTGAAGTTCAAGCTAATATCTGTTAGCATTGCAGATAGCTTCTCGACATCATAAGAATCTGAAACATTTAGCAACCATTATTTTGATGTAAGATATTGATAGATTATGCGCATCGCTACTAAAGTTGTAGTAAGTCCAAAAGCATGATGTTTACTTCTCATATACCTTTTCTTTTCTGCTGTATATATCTGCGTCGTCTGATATATATCACAACCATTGCTGCAACTGTGAAGACCACAGTAGCACTAATTGTCGAAACTACAATAGCAGTTATCTTCCCTAGAAAACTCGTTAATAAAACATTCTCAGGAATTTGTAAGTGAAAGACTCCATATATATTGGTTTAGTCATACTAAGGAAAGAAAAGATAGCCGATGTGAATAATTTTATAGTTGGATTCAGTATTATGATCATTACCTGTATTGCTAGAGTTGCTTGTATCCGCTATCGGGTTAAGAAAATTGGTATCAGAATACCTCATGAAACATCCAGTGTTCAATGCTCGTCCCTCTGACCACGGCAAACATTTTGTGATTGATGCAGATGCGTTCATCAAACACGTCCTACAAGATTCTGGGCTCAAAGTATTCCAACACTGGGCCAGCACATAAACTGAATCATTAGAACCAACCCTGGTCACCTCTTCCCTAGCAAAGTAGTTACTGTTTCTTAGTGCATCTGTTGCAGCATTCATAACTGCCTGCCTTGTTGAGTCTTGAAACATGGTACTTTTTCTTGATGTATTACCACAAACAATTGTGTCATGAGGCCCCGTATACTcctcaaaaaaattataaacttggATTCGCGTAAAACAACCATCATAGTAAAGTCGACCCCCATTTTTTGGCCAGCAAGTAGGAAGCATACCACGCGTTCCGGCGTAACAGAGTTGGCAATCTTGTACAGAGAGGTCACCATAGCATTGGGAAAGACCATACACTGTGTCGGGGCTGGTTCCCTCTGATACCGTTGCGTTATTTGAAGTTTGCATTTGGTTGCTAAGTCTTCCATATACTCTGATAAAGTTTAGGAGCAAATTTGTTTGAGTGTTTTCACCTTCATTACAAATCATCTTGACGGTTTGGGCTCTGGCATCCCCCTCTGATCTAGATACTAGTAATAATAGAATTACGATCGAAGCAATGAAAATTACAAGCGTATGTATTGGTCTACCCATCTTCTATTGCAGAAACTGTTCAGAACCAGAATTACATATGATGTTTAATAGTTACAAAAAAAAGGATATCAAAATAGGTTGATCATACTAAACAAAGTAAACAGAAACAAATTATTGATTATAGAACTATGTGTGGTTTGGAGGAATACAAGATAAAATGGGTTGGAAATTTTCAAGTCTTATTTTCAGACTTGAAATAGTCCGGTCTAGATTAATATAGCAGGTTTTTAATGTGGTAAGGAAATACAAGAGAAAATGGCCGGGTTAGAAATTTCAAAGTCTCTAAAGACTTTGGGCTGGATGATTTTCCACGACTAAACCAAATTTATCAATCTACTATATTATTGTACCTATCAATTGTACCCAATCAACTAGAACAATGTACTCCTAAACATAGATACATCTAAATCATTCATCATCATGAACAAAACAATAGATAAGAGCACAAGTACTCAAACCATTAAGATCtcgacaaaacgtttaacaatcaactagaattcaaaagattatgcaaccattatttaATTGTATTACTCCATCTCAATAGATATGATAAAAAGACTTACCTACTCATGGcaagataaataaaactaacaatagTAATATAGTCTTTCAACTAAGCAACTAAGaatattaaaatagaaaagagAATCGGACGAATGATGCGGCTGTGGAGTTTATGCTGCTGCTGCTCGAACCAAAAATCCTTGCGGCTCCACTTTCTGCCTAACGTACGCACCACACCAACCGACCTCTAAACTCTTAcgaattaaattatatatatatatatggtaattgTTCATTTGAATCCTTAATTTTTCATGAATCCCAAGGACCAAATCCTAGCCATTTGATCATCTCAATCAATAGCTAGGATTGAAACTTAtgccttaattaaaaaaaaacacggagATGCATATATGTAAATTTGCTTAACAAATTTTGTTCTCCTTTCCCTCTCTTCTCCTCCTTGGAcggtgaccaccaccaccaccatatccgaccgccgccgccaccaccatattcgaccgccgccaccaccaccacaatctggatcttcatctcaaacactagcaacaacaacaacaagtggaagatgatgtttaagatgttattagagtgatattttatgtagtttatgttttttatttaaaaaatagctaaacaaaccattttttccatgatttgtagtttttttctcttatttttgttttttatatgataagaagttgtatttttggttgttgtttaaaatttttataatgagttttgctcacaaagtgtttgatgaaatgtctatgCCAAAATAtatgtactaaatcaaatttgattatatacgtatttactgATTGTACAGCCAATCATACTTAATTGTACATTattctaaattttgaatttgttaaatttgtgttttgtaactttgtttgtgcaatcaatattgattatatattgagtttttagttacctgtgtgtttgtgactatatgtctataatcaaatttgattatgtgttgatattttagtgatttctatttttgcaacttaatgtctataatcaaatttgattattataaagattttagagattttgattttgtaactttgtttgtacaatcaaatttgattttgtattgagtttATAATTACTTGTGTGTTTGTGACTATATGCCTACAATCAGATtggattatgtatttatgtgttGATATATTTAGTGATTTCAGCTTTTACAACTTTATGTATagaatcaaagttgattatgtataaagaatttagacaaaacaaatgagttccatatcaaaaaactattcaaaatcaaatttgattttatgcatatggtgtcaaacttatacaaaatcaaatttgattttgtgcacacattgagacaaaacaaatgagtaaaaatcactaatgatacacattgagacaaaacaaatgagtttcaTACCAAGAAAcatacacaaaatcaaatttgattttacccatacggtttcaaaaacctatacaaaatcatatttgattatgtacaAAATCATAGATTTTGTGTAACACATTGAGTCAAACCAAATGTCttccatataaaaaaatttattcaaaatcatttttgattttactcataaagtatgcaaacctattcaaaatcaactattcaaaatcaaaaatgattttacgcatacattggggaaaacctatacaaaatcatatatgattttttatagcacattgagacaaaaccaaatgaaagaaaaccatttaaaatcaaaaaatgattttaagaatatagtgtgaaaaagctatacaaaatcatatatgattttattcttacatctagacaaaaaaaaaagtgagttcgATATCTATAagcctattcaaaatcatacatgatttaatatcaaatcacatttgattgagtattgcataaggtgtttgatgaaatgtctaaatcaatgtttgataatatgatttaatcaattttatgattctgaattaaattttttggtGTATAGGTTTGTAGATATAAACTCCATTTCTTTTGTGGAAATGTATGAGTTACATCAAATTCGATTTCTTATctgttattgtttacttttatgttcatcatcatatttgattatgtatagagattatagagatttctgtttttcaaactgtatgtgtaaaatcatatttgatttgtatatagattttataaatttgtgttttgtaactttgttttgtacaataaagtttgattttgtattgaagttttagttacttgtgttcttatacctagaatcatatttgattttactcttaaagtgtgaaaatcctatatataatgaactattcaaaatcaaaaatgattttaggcatacattgtgaaaaacctattcaaaatcaactattcaaaatcaaaaatgattttacgcatacattgtgaaaaacctattcaaaatcaactattcaaaatcaaaaatgattttacgcatacattgaggaaaacctatataaaatcatatatgattttttataacacattgagacaaaaccaaatgagttccatacaaagaaactgtaacaccccaactaaggcggaacaatgagatgtacagaaagtcgagtattcaaaacaaaggattataaataacattcaccatagttttatttgataaaagaatttacaaatgtacaagcatgtgaaccaattttcAAGTACAAACGTGTCCACCGTACTTGagtattaagttcacgaaacaaataataAGCACATGGAGTaatatactacaatgatcaaggcggattccattgcctatcacaaggtttgatctttgactccaaagggcaatgcaaatattcatgaagcatataaatcctcaatgcttaagcttatttcctgaaaagcatgaagaaaaagtgtcaactacgaaaacgtagttggtgagtgcataggtttttatataaatcttggtacatcaccgttttaatacttagaaaaactgattactattacatttcaaaatatccaaaccatatgatcggcAAAATTTTTATATcgtgttatcaagtttccaaataccataatgtcatatcaagacttggagaatctatggtaaaatttcaggttctcatttgtcaaatcttcatgagagaaaaagtatataaatcgattagtcgtatatcataccaaaaatCATTCGATTAccaaaaatcatttcaatatctccaatattaatatcaatttcacttagccacaagggcgtaattcaatatcaaatttcatttagccataAGGGCATAAttaacataattttgatgagtaaatgcttgagccactactactaccattttttcaaagtccaaaaataaataaattttgcacaagctgtcaatcaagtgccgtaataataataatataaaagggtcgtgccatggagacgacctaagtaaggtagctagaacacccgtggtcggactggaagtggaagttgtcacaaaggcaaccaaccttccaccgttacactaatGGGTGGGtagacgaaacctagttgcgcaactaactaactacaggactccataatcggagtaaatagtagtgaaccgaagaaagcggtctgacagaactcaagctcatcatataaatcatttatcataatgaacatacgaaacaattccatttcataatcataatatcaagaatcatttcatatatatgtaataataaaagcaatttagcttatatatcatgcttttcaccccgatagttaaaacacataaaatagtttgaaagggggctatgactcaccttcatatgccgcatattatattcacttatcccaaaatgggtacttcccatcaatcgctccatcatacatccgtcacgtttctcaatcacatttgaaagccaagactatccctacgataggactaatacacgtaagttcctatcttaagccatcacttagaaatgccactttcattatgttgctatcaattgtggaatccaagtatattgccaacattcacattgttttggttgtagcgattgatggtgtaaaaggttactttaatgacatgcgtagttataagttgttagatttttggtaacttggtttcatttgtggtttcacttggcatcttaggtcatcatgtagaaatatcttattaagttatgttatccttattcatcatttgttgtgtaaccgattttagcgtgaattaacatttgtgatatcaatatatagcttggttaacataattacttatgtcaatctcacttaattatctttgttttattttgattacacttatctcatgaaattcgtttaagtgttataggccattatcaattgggccttaggtgtcatgggcttttaaatgttttgggcttacattagttattgggctttaccttatttgggttaggtgcatgatgggtcatagtggttattgggctatgaggcttattgggccaagtgggcctactgatttgtgttccttatgggttcattatttgggccgggttagctcattatggttcttagttcattacatagcccattatgccatttataagattacttacaaattttctgttttatactttatttttaagaaatgttagctactattttggggtcaagacgaattatttgtaccttcatgatttttacacagtgacttatatgtatctagtatttttgtgaatttttggtgaatttttagatgatgtttggtgtccgtaaaaattatccaaacacaaactgtcccgaatgggcactgcttgcgacatcagaagttttataacagttcttgatgttctgattgttagaaaaatcccatgattttattttaagttta includes the following:
- the LOC122584921 gene encoding cysteine-rich receptor-like protein kinase 2 → MCKPTHTLVISIALIIIQLLASRSAGDPRIQTVEMLCPEGKNDGIKFLENGIRLYGRLSNQMQTSHNATVSEGTSPDQVYGHSQCYADLSDEDCRLCNARMRSVLPSCWPKPGGRLYLDGCFMRIQNYSFFEEYTGPKDTIVCGNTTRKSTMFQNSTRHAVMDAMTDALKNGDYFYRKELTADNFKDSVYVLAQCWNTLSPESCKACLMNASASITKCLPWSEGRALNTGCFMRYSDTNFLNLIQTTRSASNKGKRIAIVVSVVSSVVVFTVALMSILYIRKRKYIQQRRNGSYEAKNAKKLVKILTDSNLNFKYTTIEKATGNWDDSNKLGQGGFGTVYKGVLLDGREIAVKRLFLNNKFRAADFYNEVNIINSVQHKNLVKLLGCSCSGPESILIYEYLPNMSLDRYSFDETKGRELRWEKRFEIIIGIAEGLVYLHENTKRRIIHRDIKASNILLDLRLRPKIADFGLARSFQGDKSHMSTAIVGTLGYIAPEYLARGQLTEKADVYGFGVLLLELVSGMESNRSKTMEYAEFLVSIAWRHFTQGTLKEMFDPNLMMNVYPNIIFQKDAIRVINVGLLCIQEDPSLRPIMSAALRMLVKDDEPLPVPSNPPFIDKETMELNITQMLVGSSVATISLSYVDPR
- the LOC122585181 gene encoding cysteine-rich receptor-like protein kinase 2 produces the protein MGRPIHTLVIFIASIVILLLLVSRSEGDARAQTVKMICNEGENTQTNLLLNFIRVYGRLSNQMQTSNNATVSEGTSPDTVYGLSQCYGDLSVQDCQLCYAGTRGMLPTCWPKNGGRLYYDGCFTRIQVYNFFEEYTGPHDTIVCGNTSRKSTMFQDSTRQAVMNAATDALRNSNYFAREEVTRVGSNDSVYVLAQCWNTLSPESCRTCLMNASASITKCLPWSEGRALNTGCFMRYSDTNFLNPIADTSNSSNTGKITAIVVSTISATVVFTVAAMVVIYIRRRRYIQQKRKDSYDVEKLSAMLTDISLNFKYSTVEKATGNWDESNKIGQGGFGIVYKGVLFDGREIAVKRLFLNHKLRVVDFYNEVNLISSVQHKNLVRLLGCSCSGPESILVYEFLPNMSLDHYIFDEIKGMELGWEKRFEILTGIAEGLIHLHQNTISRIIHRDIKASNILLDLRLRPKIADFGLARSFQDDKSHISTAIAGTLGYIAPEYLAHGHLTEKADVYSFGVLVLEVVSGMENNSSKITEYLDSLVSTAWKHFKHGTVEKLFDPNLMMHKYPNNNFQKDVKRVVHIGLLCIQEAPSLRPSMSVALRMLTKDDEALPVPSVPPFIDEETMELNITQTLLDSSVATVSRNRSYPRKP